TCTTTTGTGCCTTCATCTTTCCGACCAAACCGCGCGTAACGTGATAGGCACTCAAAAGATTGGTATTGAGCATATTTTCGAGCGTGCCTGCGGGTTCTTCGGTGATAGAGCCTGCCACAAAGTAGCCTGCATTATTGACCAAGACCTCGATGGGCTGGTCTAAAAAATGAACAAACCAAATAAAATCTTCTATGTCTTTGGGTTTGGATAGGTCGGCAAGACGGTAGTGAAGCGAAACCTGATATTTGGTCTCGATTTCCATTTTAAGCTGGTCTAAGGCTTGCTTATCACGTCCGCAAGTGCAGACATGGTAGCCTTTCTGTGCAAATTTTTCGATAATGGCTCTGCCAATGCCTTTGCTACCACCCGTAACAACTATCATAACATTTGAAGTAAAATGAGAAAAAAGAGAAAGACAAGCAATGAAGATAAGCGAAGATAAGCGAAGATAGGCAAAGATAACCAAAAGCTTTCGAAAACAAAACCCCAAGAGCGGCAAAACCCTAAGCGTACTGACGACACTTAGGGTTTATTGGGGTTTATTAGTTAGGTGCAAAAAGGCTCAAAAAATAGGCGCGAGGCTATTTTTCTAAAATGACTTTTTGCGTCAGGCGTTCATTTTCGGTGCGAATCTCTATGATATAAAGTCCGTTTTCTGCCCCTTCTGCCTGCCATTGGTATTGGTGTTTGCCCAAGTTTAGCTCTGGCAAAATTTGCTGCGCCACTCTGCGCCCTTTGGCATCATAAACCGAAACGACAACATCTTGTAAGGTTTGGTTTTCAAAAACCACTGTCGTTTGGCTGCTCATCGGGTTTGGATAAGCCGCCTCTAAGCGCAAAGAGCTTGCTTTTTTGGTTTCGTCCTCTTTTTGGCTTGTGCCTAATTGGTGCAAGGTATTTTCTACTACGGCAAAACTGCTGACCAAAGACTTGCTAAAATTGCCGTTTTCAGCGTGAATGGCGAGGTTATACAAGCCTTGTGGCAATCCTTTTGGTAAATGAAGGCTATAAACGCCTGCCTTTTCCTCAAATTCCACTACATAAGTAGGGGCAGTCATTCTATCAAAACCTTCGGCATCAGAAGTTAGGCTTATTACACCCGTAACCTTTGCACCCTGCGCATTAAGGGGCTGATGCGCCAAAACTTGCAAATTAAGTGCGATAGGTTCGCCTGCACGATACGTCCATTTTTCGTCATTTAGGTCAGAAGTAAGTCGCAATCCAACTTGTGTGCCTGTATTCACTAAGGCTACAAAAGGCGTAGCGTCTAAACGGCTTGCCAAGGTGTAAGTGCCACTTTGTAGGTTTTCGCCTTCCAAGCGCAAAGTAGTTACATAGCCACCCAACATGTCCATCTGCACGATTTCTGCACTGCGCAAAATTTCGGGACGCATTGTTTCGCCATTAGGCGCAATTAGTACAAAATCGTCTGCTTCGGAAAGATGGTGAATATCGAGCAAAAGTTCTGTTGTATTTTTTTCTACAACCAAATTCGCCTTTCCTTCTTTGGTGCTAATCACCTGCACAAAACTCTCTACAATGGCGTTGGGGTTTTTCACTGGTTCGGGCGCAAGGTTTTGGGCTTGCTCCTTAGCAAGGGTTGTGGGCAAATTCGCCTTGACATATTGCCACATATACTGCCCTTTATGCACTTCGCTGTGGTCTAAATCGGTTGCGGCAGTGCCATGTCCGCCTAAAAGGTGTATAGAATTGGGGCGTTTGGTGCTATAATAAGGCACAACGCCATCATTTCCACCTGTGGAAGAACTGCCACCATTTAGATTGAGATAAACGCCTGAAAACCAAAGGATTCCACCATATCCCCACGCGCCTACGGTACGAAAACGCGCATTAGGACGGTTCGGGTGCGAATCCGTTTGAGAGCGGAAATAGCTGGCATAGCCTGTTTGCAGGCTGTAAGTGGCATCATTTACCTGTCCAAAAACATTGGAAAGCCACCAAACCCAACCACTTTGCGCCAAATCTGCCAAAGGCGTACCAAAGTGTGGCGAACCCAAAGTAATGACGCGCTCCACGCGACTTGTTGCGCCGTAATGTACCAAGGCGGCATCACTATCCAAGCCACCTTTGCTATGCGCTACCACTACCACGCGCGAAACACCATAGCGATTGGCAACCGTATTGAGCATGTCGCGAAAAAGTTGTCCATTGACCCACATATTTTTATCGGGGTGAACGGATACAAAGGCGGTACGGTAGCCGTCGTTATAGGCGCGTGTGTACATGTCGTTGTTTTCCCACCAAGTGCTGGCACGCGACGAGTAGCCATGAATGAAGACCAAAACGGGCGCACCTGCACGCGGATTTGTAGGATTTGCACCGTAATAAATATTGCCTGCATCGCTGCTGCCATTGCCCAAAATGTCGCCTTGGCTGCGTTGTAGGGTTGTGTTTAGCTGTGAAGTGGTAGGTAAGTTTCCTGTCGGAACATCTAATTCTATCTCCTTTATTTGCGCAAATGCGCCAAAACTAACAAGGCAATAGAAGGCAAAAGCCACCAAAG
Above is a genomic segment from Hugenholtzia roseola DSM 9546 containing:
- a CDS encoding alpha/beta fold hydrolase; translated protein: MKKIVLSLVAFAFYCLVSFGAFAQIKEIELDVPTGNLPTTSQLNTTLQRSQGDILGNGSSDAGNIYYGANPTNPRAGAPVLVFIHGYSSRASTWWENNDMYTRAYNDGYRTAFVSVHPDKNMWVNGQLFRDMLNTVANRYGVSRVVVVAHSKGGLDSDAALVHYGATSRVERVITLGSPHFGTPLADLAQSGWVWWLSNVFGQVNDATYSLQTGYASYFRSQTDSHPNRPNARFRTVGAWGYGGILWFSGVYLNLNGGSSSTGGNDGVVPYYSTKRPNSIHLLGGHGTAATDLDHSEVHKGQYMWQYVKANLPTTLAKEQAQNLAPEPVKNPNAIVESFVQVISTKEGKANLVVEKNTTELLLDIHHLSEADDFVLIAPNGETMRPEILRSAEIVQMDMLGGYVTTLRLEGENLQSGTYTLASRLDATPFVALVNTGTQVGLRLTSDLNDEKWTYRAGEPIALNLQVLAHQPLNAQGAKVTGVISLTSDAEGFDRMTAPTYVVEFEEKAGVYSLHLPKGLPQGLYNLAIHAENGNFSKSLVSSFAVVENTLHQLGTSQKEDETKKASSLRLEAAYPNPMSSQTTVVFENQTLQDVVVSVYDAKGRRVAQQILPELNLGKHQYQWQAEGAENGLYIIEIRTENERLTQKVILEK
- a CDS encoding SDR family oxidoreductase, whose product is MIVVTGGSKGIGRAIIEKFAQKGYHVCTCGRDKQALDQLKMEIETKYQVSLHYRLADLSKPKDIEDFIWFVHFLDQPIEVLVNNAGYFVAGSITEEPAGTLENMLNTNLLSAYHVTRGLVGKMKAQKKGDIFNICSIASITAYPNGGSYCISKFALYGMTKVLRLELMPHQIRVVAVLPGATLTDSWAGAGLPPERFIKPQDVAKAIYAAHALSSQAVIEEMIIRPQLGDI